The Macrobrachium nipponense isolate FS-2020 chromosome 27, ASM1510439v2, whole genome shotgun sequence genome includes a region encoding these proteins:
- the LOC135201096 gene encoding uncharacterized protein LOC135201096, with product MTPQVALLLAIMLAGVPGSGARGGKAGKGAGGGVGRYGYRGINNVGSYEMTWEDIVLAIQLSAMCFGALLALCIVACCAYKICGPAEEEDWASRYSVLKPPPRLPPELLREIYTLPSTTSETPVTRSTSQKYTTKSTPVTPAHRTRSLGASSTINFVEGGPRVTSVGTDPMPNNIRPAASLGNLPNGGPGSSSAGEITPAPPRRHDSDHRHRSSGHRGHSSGSKSPKILNLGCMLDGRPRLLTLSAVSSARAAKEAAGRGAANRLAAHDQHDSTLDLARAAASAIPSLSRRSYSESYSRSYSDSYRRSCSDSYGRSCTDAYSRSCSDTHTAVV from the exons gTGTGCCCGGAAGCGGTGCCCGAGGAGGCAAGGCAGGAAAGGGCGCCGGAGGGGGGGTAGGACGGTATGGGTACCGAGGCATCAACAACGTCGGCAGCTATGAGATGACATGGGAAG ATATCGTTTTAGCAATACAGTTATCTGCCATGTGTTTTGGGGCATTACTGGCCCTGTGCATCGTGGCCTGCTGTGCTTATAAGATATGTGGCCCGGCAGAGGAAGAGGACTGGGCCTCCAGATACTCCGTTCTGAAACCTCCCCCACGCCTTCCTCCAGAGCTCCTCAGGGAAATCTACACTCTCCCATCCACAACCTCTGAGACTCCCGTAACCCGTTCAACTTCACAAAAGTACACAACGAAATCCACCCCAGTCACTCCCGCTCACCGCACGAGATCCCTAGGGGCCAGCTCAACCATCAACTTCGTGGAGGGCGGTCCACGCGTGACTTCCGTCGGTACAGATCCCATGCCCAACAACATACGACCTGCAGCGAGCCTAGGAAACTTGCCAAACGGTGGACCTGGAAGCTCATCGGCAGGAGAAATCACTCCAGCCCCACCCAGGCGCCACGACTCTGACCACAGGCACCGATCGTCTGGACACAGGGGCCACTCTTCTGGAAGCAAGTCTCCCAAGATCCTGAATCTTGGATGTATGCTGGATGGAAGACCAAGACTTCTGACACTTTCTGCGGTATCATCGGCCCGTGCAGCCAAAGAGGCTGCTGGAAGAGGAGCAGCCAATAGATTAGCAGCTCATGACCAGCACGATTCCACTCTGGATTTAGCTCGGGCGGCTGCATCCGCAATTCCAAGCCTTTCGCGTAGGTCGTACTCTGAGTCGTATAGTAGATCCTACTCCGATTCGTATAGAAGATCTTGCTCAGACTCATACGGTAGGTCCTGCACTGATGCATACAGCAGGTCCTGCTCCGACACACACACAGCAGTCGTCTAG